Proteins encoded by one window of Cloeon dipterum chromosome 4, ieCloDipt1.1, whole genome shotgun sequence:
- the msl-2 gene encoding E3 ubiquitin-protein ligase MSL2 — MNSTSLYVSTCRVVLQADSEDPSSWGDLYRLVPYLRQSLSCTVCGNLLIEPFTPTDTNCQHHVCKGCQGGKKKLKPSCGWCKNYEKYVENVQLRILLQCYKKLCEYITSTSIYRKIASAIPTNGGSLVDLINEGAGFKDDYKSTAGLSKSAYSILPCVYTSSSTQTSGAIATTPSATAAVSTAASTKVDTPPPIKTVSNGQSLYSVMYASGNKITIKRKASGEQILQTAPAAATTVLQPATTAAATVAQTPMTVATAPVEVTENEFKKPKQVSVVKSPKPKTKKKGCRCGNATATPGKLTCCGQRCPCYVEAKACVECRCRGCRNPHRPGGKKVRPHIPELHSIQIHLPTQTTGQTTAGAAVSVAQQLTATTHHLHNTSGGMMITASPSRQLHQIVATSVGHTSTILEAKNLQGQQILGVHPQLVYAPSSTLNLQNVSSVLPAALLVGDEKSPSNSDSETEDSDVDVDV, encoded by the exons ATGAACTCCACCAGCCTGTATGTTTCGACGTGCCGCGTGGTTCTCCAGGCGGACAGCGAAGATCCATCCAGCTGGGGAGACCTTTACCGGCTGGTGCCCTATCTAAGACAAAGTCTGTCCTGTACTGTCTGCGGGAATTTACTGATTGAACCTTTCACACCCACGGACACGAACTGTCAGCACCATGTCTGCAAG GGCTGtcaaggaggaaaaaagaaattgaaaccCTCCTGCGGCTGGTGTAAAAACTATGAAAAATACGTTGAAAACGTTCAATTGCGGATTCTTCTGCAGTGCTATAAAAAACTGTGCGAGTACATAACAAGCACATCGATATACCGAAAAATTGCATCCGCCATCCCCACCAATGGAGGCAGTTTAGTTGATTTAATCAACGAAGGTGCAGGTTTCAAG GACGACTACAAGAGTACAGCTGGCCTTTCAAAGTCTGCATACAGCATCTTACCATGCGTGTACACAAGCAGTTCGACGCAGACCTCTGGGGCGATAGCAACGACACCCTCTGCCACAGCAGCCGTTTCTACTGCGGCGTCCACCAAAGTGGACACTCCTCCCCCCATTAAAACCGTCTCGAACGGCCAGTCGCTGTACTCAGTCATGTACGCCAGCGGTAACAAGATCACCATCAAACGAAAGGCGAGCGGCGAGCAAATTTTGCAGACAGCGCCAGCCGCGGCGACTACAGTGCTGCAGCCTGCCACCACCGCGGCAGCCACTGTCGCACAGACGCCCATGACGGTGGCCACTGCGCCGGTTGAGGTGACTGAGAACGAGTTCAAGAAGCCCAAACAAGTCAGCgtg GTGAAATCGCCCAAACCGAAAACTAAGAAGAAAGGCTGCCGCTGTGGAAATGCAACAGCAACACCAGGGAAGCTGACATGTTGCGGGCAGCGATGTCCGTGCTATGTGGAAGCTAAAGCTTGTGTCGAATGCCGATGCAGAGGTTGCCGCAACCCTCATCGTCCAGGAGGCAAAAAG GTGCGGCCACACATTCCCGAGCTCCATTCGATCCAGATTCACCTTCCGACACAGACGACTGGCCAGACAACAGCGGGTGCAGCTGTCAGCGTGGCCCAGCAGTTGACGGCCACGACGCATCACTTGCACAACACAAGTGGCGGCATGATGATCACAGCGAGCCCCAGCCGACAGCTGCACCAAATCGTGGCCACCAGCGTCGGCCACACGTCGACCATACTGGAGGCGAAGAATCTGCAGGGCCAGCAAATCTTAGGCGTGCACCCGCAGCTGGTATACGCACCCTCGTCCACTCTCAACCTGCAAAACGTGTCGAGTGTGTTGCCAGCAGCCTTGTTAGTGGGGGACGAGAAGTCTCCGTCGAACTCTGATTCAGAGACTGAGGACAGCGACGTGGACGTTGATGTGTGA